One Glutamicibacter mishrai genomic window carries:
- a CDS encoding NAD(P)-dependent alcohol dehydrogenase translates to MTTMANAYAAPSATEPLAPIQIERREVGPHDVRIDIKYAGICHSDIHTVRGDWGPQSYPLAPGHEIAGIVAEVGSEVTKHKVGDRVGVGCMVNSCGKCEYCLDDLEQFCVEGMVGTYGAIDRDGTVTQGGYTTNVVVTEKFVLSIPDSIELDVAAPLLCAGITTYSPLHHWNAGPGKKVAVIGLGGLGHMAVKIASAMGAEVTVLSQSLKKKEDGLKLGASDYRATSDEATFKDLHKTFDLIINTVSASINISAFLQLLRVDGTLVNVGAPAEPLPVNAFALIGGRRSFAGSNIGGIKETQEMLDFCGEHGIGAEIEVISADQINEAYERVLKSDVRYRFVIDTATMA, encoded by the coding sequence ATGACTACTATGGCCAACGCATACGCAGCCCCGTCAGCAACCGAGCCGCTGGCTCCCATCCAGATCGAACGACGCGAAGTCGGACCACACGATGTCCGGATCGACATCAAGTACGCTGGCATCTGCCACTCAGACATCCACACGGTTCGTGGCGATTGGGGCCCACAGTCTTACCCGCTGGCTCCAGGTCACGAAATTGCCGGCATCGTGGCAGAAGTTGGCTCCGAAGTCACCAAGCACAAGGTCGGCGACCGAGTCGGCGTCGGCTGCATGGTTAATTCTTGTGGCAAGTGCGAATACTGCCTCGATGACCTCGAACAGTTCTGTGTTGAAGGCATGGTGGGTACCTATGGCGCTATTGATCGCGACGGAACCGTCACCCAGGGTGGATACACCACCAATGTCGTCGTCACCGAGAAGTTCGTGCTGAGCATTCCCGACAGCATCGAACTTGATGTTGCCGCTCCCCTACTGTGCGCAGGCATTACCACCTACTCCCCACTGCACCACTGGAATGCAGGCCCGGGAAAGAAGGTCGCAGTCATCGGTCTTGGCGGTCTGGGCCACATGGCGGTCAAGATTGCCAGTGCCATGGGTGCCGAGGTAACTGTCTTGTCGCAGTCGCTGAAGAAGAAGGAAGACGGTCTGAAGCTTGGTGCCAGCGACTACCGCGCCACCAGCGACGAGGCTACCTTCAAGGATCTGCACAAGACGTTCGACCTGATCATCAACACCGTCAGTGCATCGATCAACATCAGTGCGTTCCTGCAGCTTCTTCGCGTTGACGGCACCTTGGTCAACGTTGGTGCACCAGCCGAGCCACTTCCAGTTAACGCTTTCGCCCTGATCGGCGGACGCCGCTCCTTCGCTGGTTCCAACATTGGTGGCATCAAGGAGACCCAGGAAATGCTGGACTTCTGTGGCGAGCACGGCATCGGTGCAGAAATTGAAGTCATTTCTGCAGACCAGATCAACGAGGCTTACGAGCGCGTCCTGAAGTCGGATGTCCGCTACCGCTTCGTGATTGACACCGCAACCATGGCCTAA
- a CDS encoding MFS transporter — protein MNVDEPRVKAGPLTATTRSGISPIPLVVYVLAVGTFTMLTTEFIVAGILTQLAAELDISVAKAGLLITVFATGMVIGAPLMALLTLRLPQRMTLILALAVFAVGHVVVALGSDFTLLMIARFVTALATGAFWAIAGVVAAKSAGAGMASRALGIINAGGMLATVLGVPLGAFASQYFGWRGSFWSLAVLAVISALLIARHVPNNLSQHSNVSIRGELAGLRSTRLCLTLAACATTTGGVLATYSYISPLLIDGTGFSETVIPLVLIGFGIGSLIGSLVGGRLGDAHPHLLTVIAPATSTLILLAICLLSEVKLPMIALIALLGYFGLGANPILASLAINYGNKAPTLASSLTVAGFNAGTVVASWAGGKSLETPLGTTGPVLLGACVAALTLIPVITLSVLAKRSVRQESALRV, from the coding sequence ATGAACGTTGACGAACCACGCGTGAAAGCGGGGCCTCTCACCGCAACAACGCGTAGTGGCATTAGCCCTATCCCTTTAGTTGTTTATGTGCTTGCAGTAGGCACTTTCACGATGCTCACCACTGAGTTCATCGTGGCCGGCATCCTGACCCAACTGGCTGCCGAACTTGACATTAGTGTCGCGAAAGCCGGCCTGCTGATCACCGTTTTCGCAACAGGGATGGTGATCGGGGCGCCACTCATGGCCCTGCTGACGCTGCGCCTACCTCAACGAATGACATTGATCTTGGCATTGGCCGTCTTTGCCGTCGGCCACGTGGTGGTTGCTCTGGGCTCCGACTTCACCTTATTAATGATTGCTCGATTCGTCACAGCATTAGCAACCGGTGCCTTTTGGGCCATTGCCGGGGTCGTAGCTGCCAAGAGCGCGGGAGCCGGCATGGCATCACGTGCGCTGGGAATTATTAATGCAGGAGGCATGCTTGCCACAGTCTTAGGTGTGCCGTTAGGAGCCTTCGCCTCCCAATACTTTGGATGGCGGGGATCGTTCTGGAGCCTTGCAGTGCTCGCGGTGATCTCTGCTTTGCTCATTGCTCGCCATGTTCCGAATAATTTGTCGCAGCACTCCAATGTATCGATACGCGGTGAACTTGCTGGGCTTCGCTCAACGCGGTTATGTCTCACCCTTGCCGCTTGCGCCACTACCACCGGTGGTGTTTTGGCGACCTACTCCTATATTTCTCCGTTACTCATCGACGGGACAGGGTTCAGTGAGACGGTTATACCTCTAGTACTGATCGGCTTTGGTATCGGTTCCTTGATTGGTTCCCTAGTTGGCGGAAGACTCGGCGATGCACATCCACATTTGCTCACTGTCATTGCCCCGGCCACCTCAACCCTGATCTTGCTGGCAATTTGTCTGCTCTCAGAGGTGAAACTGCCAATGATCGCTTTGATTGCCTTGCTCGGATACTTTGGCCTCGGTGCCAACCCGATCCTCGCTTCTCTGGCTATCAACTACGGCAATAAAGCTCCAACGTTGGCCTCATCATTAACTGTCGCCGGATTCAATGCAGGCACGGTGGTTGCTTCGTGGGCAGGCGGCAAGTCCTTGGAAACCCCGCTGGGCACAACTGGCCCAGTTTTACTCGGAGCATGCGTTGCAGCTCTGACACTCATCCCAGTGATCACACTCTCAGTTCTTGCGAAGCGTTCCGTCCGCCAAGAATCAGCACTCCGCGTATAG
- a CDS encoding polyribonucleotide nucleotidyltransferase → MEGPEIQFAEAQIDNGRYGTRTIRFETGRLAKQAAGSAMVYIDDETALLSATTAGKHPREGFDFFPLTVDVEERMYAAGRIPGSFFRREGRPSTEAILACRLMDRPLRPAFVKGLRNEVQVVVTVLSIEPDELYDVVAINASSMSTQLSGLPFSGPIGGVRVALVDDGNGAQWVAFPRHSELKNAVFNMVVAGRIAGDDVAIMMVEAEATDNAWELIKDRGAVAPTEEVVAEGLEAAKPFIKVLCEAQADLAARAAKETVEFPVFRDYEEDAFAAVEAAASTRLAEIYTIADKQERDNAASAYKDEVLASLAGEGNTFEGREGEISKAFGAVTKHIVRQRILTDQIRIDGRGLADIRQLSAEVEVLPRVHGSAIFERGETQIMGVTTLNMLKMEQQIDSLSPVKSKRYMHNYNFPPYSTGETGRVGSPKRREIGHGALAERALVPVLPSREEFPYAIRQVSEALGSNGSTSMGSVCASTLSLLNAGVPLKAPVAGIAMGLVSDTVNGETRYAALTDILGAEDAMGDMDFKVAGTSEFVTAIQLDTKLDGIPASVLAAALTQAREARLHILNVLNQAIDTPDELNVNAPRIISVKIPVDKIGEVIGPKGKMINQIQEDTGADISIEDDGTVLIGATNGESAEAARSAINAIANPQVPEVGERYLGTVVKLTTFGAFVSLTPGKDGLLHISELRKINDGKRVEDVEDVVGVGQKLQVEITKIDDRGKLSLAPVIDEAEEEAAAE, encoded by the coding sequence ATGGAGGGTCCAGAAATCCAATTCGCCGAAGCGCAGATCGACAACGGTCGCTACGGCACCCGCACCATCCGCTTCGAAACCGGCCGCCTTGCCAAGCAGGCTGCTGGCTCGGCTATGGTCTACATCGATGATGAGACCGCACTGCTCTCGGCAACCACCGCAGGCAAGCACCCACGCGAAGGCTTCGACTTCTTCCCACTGACCGTGGACGTTGAAGAGCGCATGTACGCTGCTGGCCGCATCCCAGGCAGCTTCTTCCGCCGCGAAGGCCGCCCATCGACCGAAGCCATCCTAGCTTGCCGTCTGATGGACCGCCCACTGCGCCCGGCCTTCGTCAAGGGCCTGCGCAACGAGGTCCAGGTTGTTGTCACCGTTCTGTCCATCGAGCCAGATGAGCTGTACGACGTTGTAGCAATCAACGCTTCCTCGATGTCCACCCAGCTTTCGGGCCTGCCATTCTCCGGCCCAATCGGTGGCGTTCGTGTTGCACTGGTTGACGATGGAAACGGCGCACAGTGGGTTGCTTTCCCACGCCACTCCGAGCTGAAGAACGCTGTCTTCAACATGGTTGTTGCCGGCCGTATCGCTGGCGACGACGTTGCCATCATGATGGTGGAAGCTGAAGCTACCGACAACGCTTGGGAACTGATCAAGGACCGCGGCGCTGTTGCTCCAACCGAAGAGGTTGTTGCAGAAGGCCTTGAGGCTGCCAAGCCATTCATCAAGGTCCTGTGCGAGGCCCAGGCTGACCTGGCTGCTCGCGCTGCCAAGGAAACCGTTGAATTCCCAGTCTTCCGCGATTACGAAGAAGACGCCTTCGCTGCTGTCGAGGCTGCCGCTTCGACCCGCCTGGCTGAGATCTACACCATCGCTGACAAGCAGGAGCGCGACAACGCTGCCAGCGCCTACAAGGACGAAGTCCTGGCATCGCTGGCCGGCGAAGGCAACACCTTCGAAGGCCGCGAGGGTGAAATCTCCAAGGCCTTCGGCGCTGTCACCAAGCACATCGTTCGCCAGCGCATCTTGACCGATCAGATCCGTATCGACGGACGTGGATTGGCTGACATCCGTCAGCTCTCCGCTGAAGTTGAGGTTCTGCCTCGCGTTCACGGTTCGGCAATCTTCGAGCGTGGCGAAACCCAGATCATGGGCGTGACCACCTTGAACATGCTGAAGATGGAGCAGCAGATCGACTCGCTGTCCCCAGTGAAGTCCAAGCGCTACATGCACAACTACAACTTCCCTCCATACTCGACCGGTGAAACCGGCCGTGTTGGTTCGCCTAAGCGCCGCGAAATCGGCCACGGCGCACTGGCTGAGCGCGCACTGGTTCCAGTGCTGCCAAGCCGCGAGGAATTCCCATACGCAATCCGCCAGGTCTCCGAGGCACTGGGCTCCAACGGCTCGACCTCCATGGGCTCGGTTTGCGCTTCGACCCTGTCGCTGCTGAACGCTGGTGTGCCACTGAAGGCACCAGTAGCCGGTATCGCCATGGGTCTGGTTTCGGACACCGTCAACGGCGAAACCCGTTACGCTGCCCTGACCGATATCCTCGGTGCTGAAGATGCCATGGGCGACATGGACTTCAAGGTTGCCGGTACTTCCGAGTTCGTCACCGCAATCCAGCTCGACACCAAGCTGGACGGTATTCCAGCTTCGGTTCTGGCTGCTGCGCTGACCCAGGCCCGCGAGGCCCGCCTGCACATCCTGAACGTCCTGAACCAGGCGATCGACACCCCGGATGAGCTGAACGTCAACGCTCCACGCATCATCTCCGTGAAGATCCCAGTGGACAAGATCGGCGAGGTCATCGGCCCTAAGGGCAAGATGATCAACCAGATCCAGGAAGACACCGGCGCTGACATCTCGATCGAAGATGACGGCACCGTGCTGATCGGCGCAACCAACGGCGAGTCCGCCGAGGCTGCCCGCTCGGCGATCAACGCTATTGCCAACCCTCAGGTTCCTGAGGTCGGCGAGCGTTACCTGGGTACCGTCGTGAAGCTGACCACCTTCGGTGCGTTCGTTTCGCTGACCCCTGGCAAGGACGGTCTGCTGCACATCTCCGAGCTGCGCAAGATCAACGACGGCAAGCGCGTGGAAGACGTTGAAGACGTCGTCGGTGTTGGCCAGAAGCTGCAGGTCGAGATCACCAAGATCGATGACCGCGGCAAGCTGTCGCTGGCTCCAGTCATCGACGAGGCTGAAGAAGAAGCTGCTGCTGAGTAG
- a CDS encoding short-chain fatty acid transporter — MSVPATKHSGTIASRAMRPINNLVEKFIPSALVFAIVLTFIVAILALLATDSTPVLIVQSWGDGLAGLLSFITQMALVLMLGFILANTRPVRKMLRALSSIPKTALASYIFVFLVAAIASLITWGLGLVVGGLLAREVAAQARARNVRVHFPLLVASGFAGFVIWHMGYSGSGPLTAATPDSFIAKQLGAPLPISETIFAPWNLIAIVATIVLVGLALYLVAPRGEDKIHELRTDAREKLVDIDDEVSTPADRVDASRLPTLLLGLMLLAYLVINFSKGGTLTLDIVNWSFLCLILLLVRNPFELMALTKHSASNVGEILLQFPLYAGILGIMTGTGLIEVISEVMIAVSTPQTFGLLAFLSAGVVNFFVPSGGGQFAVQAPIMLTAAAELGVDPSIPIMAVAYGDQWTNMIQPFWALPLLAIAGLKMRDILGYTTIVLIASGIVFAAAMVFASL; from the coding sequence ATGAGTGTTCCTGCAACAAAACACAGCGGTACGATCGCCTCCAGGGCAATGCGCCCGATCAATAATCTTGTCGAGAAGTTCATTCCTTCGGCATTGGTCTTCGCTATCGTGCTGACCTTCATCGTAGCCATTCTCGCCTTACTCGCCACGGATTCGACCCCGGTGCTCATCGTGCAAAGCTGGGGTGATGGCCTGGCCGGGCTGCTCAGCTTCATCACCCAGATGGCGCTGGTGCTCATGCTGGGATTCATCCTGGCCAATACCCGTCCAGTGCGCAAGATGCTTCGAGCTCTGAGCAGCATCCCCAAAACCGCTCTGGCCAGCTATATCTTCGTCTTTCTCGTTGCCGCCATCGCCTCGTTGATCACCTGGGGACTCGGGCTTGTGGTCGGCGGGCTGCTGGCGCGCGAAGTGGCTGCCCAGGCTCGTGCACGCAATGTCCGCGTCCACTTCCCTCTGCTGGTCGCCTCCGGCTTTGCTGGATTTGTCATCTGGCATATGGGCTACTCGGGGTCCGGGCCGCTCACCGCCGCCACTCCGGACTCATTCATCGCAAAGCAGCTCGGCGCTCCCCTGCCCATTTCCGAAACGATCTTCGCGCCGTGGAACCTGATCGCGATCGTCGCGACCATAGTGCTGGTGGGGCTGGCCCTGTACCTCGTTGCCCCGCGTGGCGAGGATAAGATCCATGAGCTGCGCACCGATGCGCGGGAAAAGCTCGTGGACATCGATGATGAGGTCAGCACCCCGGCTGACCGGGTAGATGCCAGCCGTCTGCCGACCTTGCTGCTGGGTCTGATGCTCCTGGCATATCTGGTCATTAATTTTTCCAAGGGCGGGACGCTGACCTTGGACATCGTGAATTGGTCATTCCTGTGCCTGATCCTGCTGCTGGTTCGCAATCCTTTCGAGCTGATGGCCCTGACCAAGCACTCTGCATCCAACGTCGGCGAGATCCTCCTGCAATTCCCGCTCTATGCCGGCATCTTGGGCATCATGACCGGCACCGGGCTCATCGAGGTGATCTCCGAGGTGATGATTGCCGTGTCCACGCCGCAGACCTTTGGCCTGCTGGCTTTCCTATCGGCCGGAGTAGTGAATTTCTTCGTGCCATCCGGGGGCGGGCAGTTCGCGGTGCAGGCCCCGATCATGCTGACCGCAGCCGCAGAGCTGGGGGTTGACCCGTCGATTCCGATTATGGCGGTCGCCTACGGGGATCAGTGGACAAATATGATCCAGCCGTTCTGGGCCCTGCCGCTTTTGGCCATCGCGGGGCTGAAGATGAGAGACATCCTCGGCTACACCACTATCGTGCTGATCGCTTCGGGCATTGTCTTCGCCGCCGCCATGGTCTTCGCCTCGCTGTAG
- a CDS encoding purine-nucleoside phosphorylase, whose amino-acid sequence MSEQKSLLVFAHADEAVAFADVDHLISGVGKINASVALAGAIADGNIKNVIVLGTAGVVGHAGEDRPSLDTIYQVTKLIQHDFPLPSADVDPTGEVLLEDYQVTMATGDVFVSDDQQRAHVKSLGASLVDMEGYAYASVCQRFDVPLQIFKIPSDYADDSASIDEWDDIAKQKSVQLREFYDKHLS is encoded by the coding sequence ATGTCGGAACAGAAGTCCTTGCTCGTCTTTGCGCATGCAGACGAAGCAGTCGCCTTCGCAGATGTTGACCACCTGATTTCGGGCGTCGGCAAAATCAATGCTTCGGTCGCATTGGCTGGCGCCATCGCCGACGGCAACATCAAGAACGTCATCGTGCTTGGTACCGCCGGAGTCGTTGGACATGCAGGCGAAGACCGCCCAAGCCTGGACACCATCTACCAGGTCACCAAGCTGATCCAGCACGACTTCCCATTGCCGTCGGCTGACGTTGATCCGACAGGTGAAGTCCTTCTTGAGGATTACCAGGTCACCATGGCCACCGGCGATGTCTTCGTTTCGGATGACCAGCAGCGTGCCCATGTAAAGAGCCTCGGCGCATCGCTGGTGGATATGGAAGGCTATGCCTACGCCAGCGTCTGCCAGCGATTTGATGTGCCATTGCAGATCTTCAAGATCCCATCTGATTATGCCGATGATTCTGCCTCAATCGACGAGTGGGACGACATCGCAAAACAGAAGAGCGTCCAGCTTCGCGAATTCTACGATAAGCACCTGAGCTAA
- a CDS encoding S-ribosylhomocysteine lyase, whose product MSDIELAEVESFALDHTKVKAPYVRKIGVERGPKGDAITNYDIRFVQPNHGEIPTAGLHTIEHTMAGLLRTRIDGLIDFSPFGCRTGFHMILWGEPEPAEVAAAVKSSLEDIAERITWEDVPGTEAKSCGNYRDHSLHSAREWAKVILEQGISLDAFKRSKLA is encoded by the coding sequence ATGAGTGATATCGAACTTGCAGAAGTTGAAAGCTTTGCCTTGGACCACACCAAGGTCAAGGCACCTTATGTCCGCAAGATTGGTGTGGAACGCGGCCCAAAGGGCGACGCCATCACCAACTATGACATCCGGTTTGTGCAGCCTAACCACGGCGAAATCCCGACCGCGGGACTGCACACCATCGAGCACACCATGGCTGGGCTGCTGCGTACCCGCATTGATGGCTTGATCGATTTCTCCCCGTTTGGCTGCCGAACCGGTTTCCACATGATCCTTTGGGGCGAGCCTGAGCCGGCCGAGGTCGCCGCAGCAGTGAAGAGCTCGCTGGAGGACATCGCCGAGCGCATTACTTGGGAAGACGTTCCAGGTACCGAAGCCAAGAGCTGCGGAAATTACCGGGACCACTCGCTGCACTCCGCGCGCGAGTGGGCCAAGGTGATTCTTGAGCAGGGCATCAGCCTGGACGCCTTCAAGCGTTCCAAGCTCGCCTAA
- a CDS encoding insulinase family protein, producing the protein MAMIPLPLHSVETTQFSPIDPADPTLVHRGEGGSEVRRSILPGGVRVLTEAMPGQRSTTVGFWVPVGSRDEEAGHYGSTHFLEHLLFKGTKKRSALEIAQSFDAVGGESNAATAKESTCYYARVLDTDLPMALDVIADMVTSAVIDPQELEQERGVIIEELAMDADDATDVAHERFVGRVLGDHPLGRPIGGTPDEINKISREAVMEHYRAHYRPSELIITAAGSLEHEKLCSMVLNALSEAGWELDPLAVPQPRRGEEPAQITSKAGIEVINRPVEQANIIMGCAGITGHDDRRQVLAVLNAVLGGGMSSRLFQEIREKRGLVYSTYSFSAAYTDAGYFGMYAGCAPSKAAEVITLLGAELDRLASDGITEQELTQAKGQLAGGTVLALEDPGSRMSRLGRAEMVTGEFQDIDEALDRVNAVTTKQVQELAQELAAKDRVITVVGPFEDEAALGL; encoded by the coding sequence GTGGCCATGATTCCATTGCCGTTGCACTCGGTGGAGACAACCCAGTTCTCTCCGATCGACCCGGCGGACCCCACCCTGGTTCACCGTGGCGAAGGCGGCTCGGAAGTCCGGCGAAGCATTCTGCCCGGCGGCGTACGCGTACTTACCGAAGCCATGCCCGGGCAACGCTCCACTACCGTCGGTTTCTGGGTGCCAGTAGGCTCGCGCGACGAAGAAGCCGGACACTACGGCTCTACTCACTTCCTTGAACATTTGCTGTTCAAGGGCACCAAAAAGCGCTCGGCCCTGGAGATCGCCCAGTCCTTCGACGCCGTTGGCGGCGAATCCAATGCCGCAACGGCGAAGGAATCCACCTGCTACTACGCCCGCGTGCTGGACACCGATCTGCCAATGGCCCTGGATGTCATCGCCGACATGGTGACTTCCGCTGTCATCGATCCACAGGAGCTGGAGCAGGAACGCGGAGTGATCATCGAGGAACTCGCGATGGACGCAGACGACGCCACCGACGTCGCCCACGAACGATTCGTCGGACGGGTCTTGGGCGATCACCCTCTGGGACGCCCTATTGGCGGCACCCCCGATGAGATCAACAAGATCAGCCGGGAAGCGGTCATGGAGCACTACCGTGCCCACTACCGCCCCAGTGAACTCATCATCACCGCAGCCGGGTCGCTGGAACATGAGAAGCTGTGTTCCATGGTGCTCAACGCCCTGAGCGAAGCCGGCTGGGAACTGGATCCGTTGGCAGTACCGCAGCCACGCCGCGGGGAAGAGCCAGCGCAGATCACCTCCAAGGCCGGAATCGAAGTGATCAACCGGCCGGTAGAGCAGGCCAATATCATCATGGGTTGCGCCGGCATCACCGGCCATGATGATCGGCGGCAAGTGCTAGCCGTGCTCAACGCTGTTCTCGGTGGCGGCATGAGCTCACGCTTGTTCCAGGAGATCCGCGAGAAGCGCGGACTGGTATACTCCACCTATTCATTCTCAGCCGCCTACACGGACGCTGGATACTTCGGCATGTACGCTGGATGCGCACCCTCCAAGGCCGCGGAGGTCATCACCTTGCTTGGTGCCGAACTCGACCGCCTCGCCAGCGATGGCATCACAGAGCAGGAGCTGACCCAGGCCAAGGGGCAGCTGGCTGGCGGCACCGTGCTCGCCCTCGAAGATCCCGGAAGCCGCATGTCCCGACTGGGACGGGCCGAGATGGTGACCGGAGAGTTCCAGGACATCGATGAAGCGCTGGATCGCGTTAATGCCGTGACCACGAAGCAGGTGCAGGAACTCGCTCAAGAATTGGCTGCCAAGGACCGAGTGATCACCGTGGTCGGCCCGTTTGAAGACGAAGCTGCTCTCGGACTGTAG
- a CDS encoding alpha/beta fold hydrolase has product MRHEYFGQLPETLKTRLSVRIAGQGPDVVLIHGLGASSRYFTPLANILAKKYRVIVPELPGHGKNMDDGRPVTVPRFAHEVALALRELKVSNAIVLGHSMGAQVSIELARTWPALVKHLLIAAPAVNDREATLFRQARRLIQDFPNELDSVKAILLVDYLRCGIPWWAKSCEQMLDYSTIDLLKTVRAPIDVICGTRDPLSPPEFGLRLTAGIDHAKLTIMDQGAHGFNFSHAPELAKMIDDAN; this is encoded by the coding sequence GTGCGCCACGAATATTTCGGGCAGCTCCCTGAAACTTTAAAAACACGCTTGTCGGTGCGAATCGCAGGGCAAGGACCGGATGTCGTACTCATCCATGGTTTGGGAGCCTCCAGCCGTTACTTCACGCCACTGGCCAATATTCTGGCAAAGAAATACCGGGTGATCGTTCCGGAGCTTCCCGGCCATGGAAAGAACATGGATGATGGCAGGCCTGTCACGGTGCCTCGTTTCGCCCACGAGGTTGCGCTGGCCTTGCGTGAACTGAAGGTTTCCAATGCGATAGTGCTGGGGCATTCGATGGGGGCACAAGTTTCCATCGAACTAGCTAGAACCTGGCCCGCGCTGGTCAAGCACCTGCTTATTGCAGCGCCCGCGGTTAACGACCGGGAAGCAACGTTATTCCGGCAGGCTCGTCGATTGATCCAGGACTTTCCCAACGAGCTGGATTCAGTTAAGGCGATTTTGCTGGTCGACTATCTTCGATGCGGCATTCCTTGGTGGGCCAAGAGCTGCGAGCAAATGCTGGACTACTCCACGATCGACTTGCTCAAGACCGTCCGTGCTCCCATCGACGTCATCTGTGGAACACGTGACCCGCTTTCCCCTCCGGAATTCGGTCTTCGACTCACTGCCGGCATTGACCATGCGAAGCTCACGATCATGGACCAAGGAGCCCATGGATTCAATTTCTCGCATGCCCCAGAGCTTGCGAAAATGATCGACGACGCCAACTGA
- the dapB gene encoding 4-hydroxy-tetrahydrodipicolinate reductase gives MSAQIKVAVLGAAGRMGAEAVKAVSEASDMELVASLGRGDDLAQILEAGATHVVDLSVPAATEANVRFAVENGLHAVVGTTGWDDDRRAELDSLLKGHPEVGVLIAPNFALGSVLASAFAATAAKYFESVEIIELHHPNKVDAPSGTAVRTAELVAKSREDAGVPASPDATETQLDGARGSVVDGIHVHSVRLRGLVAHQEVLLGGPGEQLTLRHDSFDRASFMPGVLLGLRTVACRPGLTYGLDGYLELGQ, from the coding sequence ATGAGTGCACAGATCAAGGTGGCCGTGCTCGGTGCGGCCGGACGAATGGGAGCCGAAGCGGTCAAGGCTGTTTCCGAAGCTTCCGATATGGAATTGGTGGCCAGCCTGGGGAGAGGTGACGACCTCGCTCAAATTCTTGAAGCCGGGGCAACCCACGTGGTTGATCTTTCGGTCCCTGCCGCTACTGAAGCCAACGTCCGGTTCGCAGTGGAAAACGGTCTTCACGCGGTGGTCGGAACAACCGGCTGGGATGATGACCGTCGAGCTGAGCTCGATTCATTGCTCAAGGGGCACCCAGAAGTCGGTGTCTTGATTGCCCCCAACTTCGCTTTGGGTTCGGTATTGGCCAGCGCTTTCGCAGCTACTGCGGCGAAGTATTTCGAATCGGTGGAGATCATCGAGTTGCATCATCCGAACAAGGTCGACGCGCCTAGCGGTACTGCGGTGCGCACTGCGGAACTTGTTGCCAAGTCTCGCGAAGATGCTGGCGTCCCTGCCAGCCCGGATGCGACAGAGACCCAACTGGATGGTGCGCGCGGGTCAGTCGTGGATGGAATCCACGTTCACTCCGTGCGACTGCGCGGCCTGGTGGCGCATCAGGAAGTCCTCCTCGGCGGCCCAGGAGAGCAACTGACCTTGCGTCATGATTCCTTTGACCGCGCCTCATTCATGCCTGGTGTCCTGCTGGGCTTGCGCACCG